Proteins co-encoded in one Bremerella sp. TYQ1 genomic window:
- a CDS encoding lipopolysaccharide assembly protein LapB encodes MNRMQSSTTAKCRWQSASGGVLAALMLAVFSGCSTFSQANASHQQVVQARQLTQRGVQAMHRDDWENAEKFLAEAKKNAPYDLQARMHYAETLWKTGKPKEAIAELEAAMPLGSDDPNLHATLGRMYLDAGDPTKAHISANRAIECDPKFAPAWQLQGDLALVRRDLESAKLSYIRAATNGDSTNRDVQVRLASTYRQLGQPSQALACISLVRQVEFGHRLPADVGAEQALAYRDLGRHLEAADCLGELAEANEMSADMLYVWAECEVAAGRLARAEYAVNSALQRDPQHPSALKLVGQLPAFRQQAQQAMRR; translated from the coding sequence ATGAATCGGATGCAATCTTCGACAACTGCAAAGTGCCGCTGGCAGTCTGCCAGCGGAGGCGTACTCGCTGCGCTGATGCTAGCAGTTTTCAGTGGTTGCAGCACGTTCAGTCAGGCCAATGCGTCGCATCAACAAGTTGTTCAGGCTCGCCAGCTTACCCAGCGTGGTGTTCAGGCCATGCATCGCGACGATTGGGAAAACGCCGAGAAGTTCCTCGCTGAAGCGAAAAAGAACGCTCCGTATGACTTGCAGGCACGGATGCATTACGCGGAAACGCTCTGGAAAACTGGCAAGCCGAAAGAGGCGATCGCCGAGCTGGAAGCCGCCATGCCGCTAGGAAGCGACGATCCTAACTTGCATGCGACGCTGGGACGAATGTATCTCGACGCTGGCGACCCTACCAAAGCCCACATCTCGGCCAACCGAGCCATTGAATGCGATCCGAAGTTCGCCCCGGCCTGGCAGCTTCAAGGAGACTTGGCCCTGGTCCGACGAGACCTTGAGTCGGCGAAGCTTTCTTACATTCGCGCGGCAACCAACGGCGACTCGACCAATCGCGACGTGCAAGTTCGCCTGGCGTCGACGTATCGTCAGCTAGGACAGCCTAGCCAAGCGTTGGCTTGTATCTCATTGGTCCGGCAAGTCGAGTTCGGGCATCGCCTTCCGGCCGACGTCGGTGCCGAACAAGCGCTTGCGTATCGCGACTTGGGGCGGCACTTGGAGGCGGCCGATTGCCTTGGCGAATTGGCGGAAGCCAACGAAATGTCGGCCGATATGCTCTACGTTTGGGCCGAGTGTGAAGTGGCAGCCGGAAGACTGGCTCGCGCCGAGTACGCGGTCAATTCGGCACTGCAGCGTGACCCGCAACATCCTTCTGCGCTGAAGCTGGTCGGTCAGCTTCCCGCGTTCCGTCAACAAGCCCAGCAAGCAATGCGTCGTTAA
- a CDS encoding winged helix-turn-helix domain-containing protein, with translation MSISTDLHEDTMQKIGETAGHVWSYLSTEGPVTITKLTKELGEKKDIVLQAVGWLARENKLYFFEKGRNKLIGLIDEHGSPT, from the coding sequence ATGTCCATTTCGACCGATCTCCACGAAGACACCATGCAGAAGATTGGGGAAACGGCAGGCCACGTCTGGTCCTACCTATCGACCGAAGGGCCAGTCACGATCACCAAACTGACGAAGGAGCTCGGCGAAAAGAAGGATATCGTCCTGCAAGCCGTTGGCTGGCTCGCCCGAGAGAACAAGCTGTACTTCTTTGAAAAAGGCCGTAATAAGCTAATCGGCCTGATCGACGAGCATGGATCGCCCACCTAA